The following proteins come from a genomic window of Heyndrickxia acidicola:
- a CDS encoding molybdopterin oxidoreductase family protein has protein sequence MKSYLDQQDGVFPSVCSLDCPDQCGLLIHKQEGKIIKVEGDPNHPVTKGNICNKVRNMTERIYDSKRLAYPLKRAGAKGEKKFVRISWDEALNIITSKWKELLDKHGPESILPYSFYGNMGRVNSEGMDRRFFHYLGASRLDRTICNSAGSVGYRYTMGGSLGTDPEDTDEAKLFIFWGINAVSTNMHQIALAQKARQNGAKIIVIDVHKNQTGRFADWFIPILPGTDAALALGLMNILFSEDLANEEFLGEFTIGYEELREHVKKYTPKRVSAITGIPVEDIYKLARMYGKTAPSFIRIGNGLQHHDNGGMCIRTIACLPAITGQWLYKGGGALKGNSAFLALNSTSLERPDLLENKKTRTINMNLLGNALLEANPPIHSLYVYNSNPAVVAPELNKVKKGLLREDLFTVVHDLFITETADYADIVLPATSSFETTDLYTSYWHHYAQLQQPVIQPFGESKSNSEVFRLLANYMGFEHQSLKDTDSDMIEQAMNNPNNPAISGYGYTELLNHQYLKADRKPLFPGRLPTPSGKIELYSETMLQDGLPPLPTYIPLVFEEDFFYQFVPGPNHHFLNSTFSNNKKHRTLEKQPRVFINKDDARKEGIMDGDYVRVWNKRGECVLKASVGEDVLQGVLVSQGLWSDQPGTRQLVNELTPDRIADMGGGATFFSGRVNIEKITISSTLNQ, from the coding sequence TGGAGGGAGATCCAAACCATCCCGTTACTAAGGGGAATATTTGCAACAAAGTGAGAAACATGACAGAAAGGATTTATGATTCTAAGCGGCTGGCATATCCACTTAAACGGGCAGGAGCAAAAGGAGAGAAAAAATTTGTCCGGATTTCCTGGGATGAGGCCCTGAATATTATTACTTCAAAATGGAAGGAATTATTAGATAAACATGGCCCCGAAAGCATCCTGCCATACAGTTTTTACGGTAACATGGGAAGGGTTAATTCTGAAGGAATGGACCGCCGTTTCTTCCATTATCTTGGTGCAAGCCGGCTTGATCGGACGATTTGTAATTCTGCCGGCTCAGTCGGATATCGATATACAATGGGCGGGAGCCTCGGAACAGATCCTGAAGATACAGATGAAGCCAAACTATTCATCTTTTGGGGCATAAATGCAGTAAGCACCAATATGCATCAGATTGCCCTCGCACAGAAAGCACGTCAAAATGGTGCAAAAATTATCGTTATTGATGTACATAAAAATCAAACCGGACGCTTTGCTGACTGGTTTATCCCCATCCTTCCCGGAACTGACGCTGCTCTTGCACTGGGTCTAATGAATATTCTTTTTTCAGAGGATTTAGCCAACGAGGAGTTTTTAGGTGAATTTACGATTGGATACGAAGAATTAAGAGAACATGTTAAGAAATATACTCCCAAAAGAGTATCTGCAATAACTGGTATTCCGGTTGAAGACATTTATAAACTTGCGCGTATGTATGGAAAAACGGCCCCTTCTTTTATAAGGATAGGAAATGGATTACAGCATCATGATAATGGCGGAATGTGTATTCGGACCATTGCCTGTCTCCCTGCCATTACAGGACAGTGGCTTTATAAAGGCGGAGGTGCGTTAAAAGGAAATTCTGCCTTTCTTGCTCTGAATTCTACTTCATTAGAAAGACCGGACTTGCTTGAAAATAAAAAGACACGAACCATCAACATGAATCTGCTCGGAAACGCTCTGCTTGAAGCGAATCCTCCCATTCATTCCCTTTATGTATACAATAGTAATCCCGCTGTGGTAGCACCTGAATTAAATAAAGTAAAAAAAGGACTGCTGCGGGAAGATCTTTTTACAGTGGTTCATGATCTTTTTATTACTGAGACAGCAGACTATGCTGATATTGTCCTTCCAGCAACGTCTTCTTTTGAAACAACTGATCTATACACATCCTACTGGCATCATTATGCTCAGTTGCAGCAGCCGGTTATTCAACCATTTGGAGAGTCAAAATCCAACTCAGAGGTATTCAGGCTATTAGCAAATTACATGGGATTTGAACATCAGTCTTTAAAAGATACAGACAGTGATATGATTGAACAAGCAATGAATAATCCCAATAACCCTGCCATTTCAGGCTACGGCTATACTGAATTGCTGAACCATCAATATTTAAAAGCAGACAGAAAGCCATTATTTCCAGGCAGGCTTCCTACACCAAGCGGTAAGATTGAATTGTACTCGGAAACCATGCTGCAAGACGGATTGCCACCTCTTCCTACATATATTCCTTTGGTATTTGAAGAAGACTTTTTCTATCAATTTGTACCTGGTCCGAATCATCATTTTCTCAATTCCACTTTTTCAAATAACAAAAAACATAGGACATTGGAAAAACAGCCGCGTGTATTCATTAATAAGGACGATGCACGTAAAGAAGGCATCATGGACGGAGATTATGTGAGAGTTTGGAATAAACGGGGAGAATGTGTCCTTAAAGCTTCTGTTGGTGAGGATGTCCTTCAAGGAGTGCTTGTCAGCCAGGGCCTTTGGTCCGACCAGCCAGGAACACGCCAGCTTGTGAATGAATTGACTCCAGATCGGATTGCAGATATGGGAGGCGGAGCCACTTTTTTTTCTGGGCGTGTAAATATTGAAAAGATAACGATATCTTCAACCTTAAATCAATGA
- a CDS encoding catalase — protein MENKDQKKVDDVFENRKNEQLENYRVDNKSKKLTTNQGLKVSDDEHSLKAGDRGPTLLEDFHFREKMTHFDHERIPERVVHARGYAAHGVFQVYESMSEFTKAKFLQDPAVKTPVFVRFSTVAGSKGSSDTVRDVRGFATKFYTEEGNYDLVGNNIPVFFIQDAIKFPDLVHSFKPEPHNEIPQASTAHDTFWDFIANNTESAHMIMWAMSDRAIPRSYRMMEGFGVHTYRLVNAEGKGRFVKFHWKPVLGVHSLVWDEAQKIAGKDPDFHRRDLWEAIEMKNYPEYELGIQIIEEVDEFNFDFDVLDPTKLWPEEKIPVKIIGKMTLNQNVDNVFAETEQVAMHPGNVVPGIDFTNDPLLQGRLFSYTDTQLIRLGGPNFHEIPINRPVCPFHNNQYDGYHRMTINKGPVAYHNNSLQNNDPSPATEEEGGYVHYQEKVEGRKIRKRSESFEDHYSQAKLFWNSMSNVEKKHIIKAFRFEVGKVKSKDVQQQVVNVLSNIDSTLAEEVAKGVGAAVPAGSSPSEVTESSPALSQLNTKAVPKTRKVALLAADGFHAEEVAAVLEELEKSGATTHVISQNLGMIKSLDGKELEVNGTLLTEDSVLYDALYVAGGESSVEKLAAQKETKMFLQDAFSHFKAIGIGKEALPVLKAAGIPDGLEPVSSVPGLIIYQKWEEKGRFAKELTDAIPLRHWDRQL, from the coding sequence TTGGAAAACAAGGATCAAAAGAAAGTAGATGACGTCTTTGAAAACCGGAAAAATGAGCAGCTTGAAAACTATCGAGTGGACAATAAGAGTAAAAAGCTTACCACTAATCAAGGTTTAAAGGTTTCAGATGATGAACATTCTTTGAAGGCAGGAGATCGCGGACCCACATTGCTGGAGGATTTCCATTTCCGTGAAAAAATGACTCATTTTGACCACGAACGTATTCCTGAACGTGTAGTGCACGCAAGAGGATATGCTGCCCATGGAGTATTTCAGGTATATGAATCTATGTCGGAATTCACAAAAGCAAAATTTTTACAGGATCCTGCAGTGAAAACCCCTGTCTTTGTCCGTTTTTCTACAGTCGCCGGTTCAAAGGGCTCCAGTGATACAGTCCGTGATGTTAGGGGATTTGCAACAAAATTTTATACTGAAGAAGGAAATTACGATTTAGTTGGTAATAATATTCCCGTCTTTTTTATCCAGGATGCGATAAAGTTTCCTGATCTTGTTCATTCCTTTAAACCGGAACCGCATAATGAGATCCCTCAGGCCTCCACAGCACATGATACTTTTTGGGACTTTATTGCCAATAATACAGAATCTGCCCATATGATTATGTGGGCAATGTCCGATCGTGCAATCCCACGAAGCTATCGAATGATGGAAGGGTTTGGAGTGCACACCTACCGATTGGTGAATGCAGAAGGAAAGGGCAGATTTGTAAAATTTCATTGGAAGCCTGTCCTTGGTGTCCACTCACTCGTTTGGGATGAGGCACAAAAAATTGCAGGAAAAGATCCGGATTTCCATCGGCGGGACCTTTGGGAAGCGATCGAAATGAAGAATTATCCTGAATATGAATTGGGAATACAGATCATTGAAGAAGTGGACGAGTTTAATTTTGATTTTGATGTACTGGATCCTACAAAGCTTTGGCCGGAAGAGAAAATCCCCGTTAAAATTATTGGTAAAATGACATTAAACCAAAATGTTGATAATGTTTTTGCCGAGACGGAGCAAGTAGCTATGCATCCTGGGAATGTAGTACCTGGTATCGACTTTACAAATGACCCGCTGCTGCAGGGCAGGCTGTTTTCCTATACGGATACACAATTAATCCGATTGGGCGGCCCTAATTTCCATGAAATTCCGATTAATCGTCCTGTTTGTCCTTTCCATAATAATCAATACGACGGTTATCACCGGATGACAATTAATAAAGGGCCTGTTGCTTACCATAATAACTCGCTGCAAAATAATGATCCAAGTCCTGCGACTGAAGAAGAAGGCGGCTATGTTCATTATCAGGAAAAAGTTGAAGGCCGTAAAATCAGAAAGCGCAGTGAAAGCTTTGAAGATCATTACAGCCAGGCAAAGCTTTTCTGGAACAGCATGTCTAATGTAGAAAAAAAGCACATCATTAAAGCATTCCGATTTGAAGTAGGCAAAGTGAAGTCAAAGGATGTACAGCAGCAGGTTGTAAATGTACTCAGTAATATTGACTCCACTTTGGCAGAAGAAGTAGCGAAGGGAGTGGGGGCAGCAGTTCCTGCAGGCAGCTCTCCTTCAGAAGTAACCGAGTCTTCACCGGCACTAAGTCAATTAAATACAAAGGCTGTTCCTAAAACAAGGAAAGTGGCCCTATTAGCTGCTGATGGCTTTCATGCTGAAGAGGTAGCCGCCGTTCTTGAAGAACTGGAAAAATCAGGTGCCACTACTCATGTAATCAGCCAAAACCTTGGAATGATTAAAAGTTTGGATGGTAAGGAACTTGAAGTGAATGGTACTCTTTTGACAGAGGACTCCGTATTATACGATGCATTGTATGTAGCTGGAGGAGAAAGCTCTGTTGAAAAGCTTGCTGCTCAAAAAGAAACCAAAATGTTTCTGCAAGATGCTTTTTCTCACTTTAAAGCCATTGGAATTGGGAAAGAGGCACTTCCCGTGCTGAAGGCTGCTGGCATTCCGGATGGTTTAGAACCGGTTTCTTCTGTCCCTGGGCTGATAATATATCAGAAATGGGAGGAAAAAGGCCGATTTGCAAAAGAATTGACAGATGCGATCCCTCTGCGGCATTGGGATCGTCAACTATAA
- a CDS encoding LLM class flavin-dependent oxidoreductase has product MFKKKTSLQKDKQLSDISYSVLDLSPILSGGSAAESLQNTLDLAQRAEKWGYTRYWLAEHHNMPGIASSATSVVIGHVAAGTSSIRVGSGGIMLPNHAPLVIAEQFGTLESLFPGRIDLGLGRAPGTDQITAHALRRDRRSDGEDFPHQLAELRAYFDPSLSTAKMPVRAIPGEGLNIPIWLLGSSGFSAQLAGSLGLPFAFASHFSPENTLPALELYRSYFQPSDILDEPYAMVGINVIAADQQKDAEKLATSMQQQFLNLIRNNPAPLQPPIDDINKAASDYEKALLLQRTGSSIVGDANTVKEKLQHFLEDTRADEIMINSQIFDHHARLRSYEITADIMKKA; this is encoded by the coding sequence ATGTTTAAAAAGAAAACAAGCTTACAAAAAGATAAACAATTATCTGATATTTCTTACTCAGTCCTTGACCTTTCTCCCATCCTGTCAGGCGGCAGTGCAGCTGAATCTCTCCAAAATACACTTGACCTGGCTCAGCGTGCAGAAAAGTGGGGATATACACGTTACTGGCTGGCAGAACATCACAATATGCCAGGTATTGCAAGCTCTGCAACATCTGTCGTTATTGGGCATGTGGCGGCTGGCACCTCCAGCATTCGGGTCGGTTCCGGTGGGATTATGCTTCCCAACCATGCCCCTCTTGTCATTGCAGAGCAATTTGGTACACTGGAATCTCTTTTTCCGGGGCGCATAGATTTAGGTTTAGGCCGCGCGCCAGGTACAGACCAGATTACTGCTCATGCACTTCGGAGGGACAGAAGAAGTGACGGAGAAGATTTTCCGCACCAGCTTGCTGAGCTGAGGGCTTATTTTGATCCTTCATTATCTACTGCAAAAATGCCGGTCAGAGCCATTCCGGGAGAGGGCTTAAACATCCCTATCTGGCTGCTTGGTTCCAGTGGATTTAGCGCTCAGCTTGCAGGGAGCCTTGGTTTGCCGTTTGCATTTGCCAGCCATTTTTCTCCTGAAAATACTTTGCCAGCGTTAGAACTTTACCGCAGTTATTTCCAGCCATCGGACATTCTTGACGAACCTTATGCTATGGTTGGCATAAATGTCATAGCAGCAGATCAACAAAAAGATGCAGAAAAGCTTGCTACCTCCATGCAGCAGCAATTCTTAAATCTAATTCGAAATAATCCCGCTCCTCTTCAGCCGCCTATTGATGATATCAATAAAGCAGCCAGCGATTATGAAAAAGCGCTGCTCCTCCAAAGAACCGGTTCCTCTATTGTAGGAGATGCCAATACTGTAAAAGAAAAACTTCAACACTTTTTAGAGGATACGCGGGCAGACGAAATTATGATCAATTCTCAAATTTTTGATCACCATGCACGGCTTAGATCCTACGAAATTACTGCAGATATTATGAAAAAGGCATAA
- a CDS encoding alpha/beta family hydrolase yields the protein MIIKKGTVPGFKKIEVPYLHIKQEEASNKLAIILPGLGYTSQAPLLHYSCSIFLHKGFDVLQVNYQYFREEYKEFSKEELDEAVRKDANAVINEILKESSYEVFYLIGKSIGTISLSSEIKRERFKHAKVIWLTPLIKRVDIKQSMLTSTQKGLCFIGDQDPIYNEDAFNQLHKNTNLTLRLIHGADHSLEYPEKPVESIDVLKNVIVEMAKF from the coding sequence ATGATCATAAAGAAAGGCACCGTTCCTGGCTTTAAAAAAATAGAAGTTCCGTATCTTCATATTAAACAGGAAGAGGCATCCAATAAGCTGGCTATTATTCTGCCTGGACTGGGCTACACCTCCCAGGCACCGCTGCTTCATTATTCATGCAGTATTTTTTTACATAAAGGTTTTGATGTTCTACAAGTGAATTATCAATATTTTAGAGAAGAATATAAGGAGTTTAGCAAGGAGGAGCTGGATGAAGCAGTTAGAAAAGACGCGAATGCAGTTATTAATGAAATTTTAAAGGAATCCTCTTATGAAGTCTTTTATTTAATTGGAAAATCCATTGGCACGATTAGCCTAAGTTCTGAAATAAAGCGAGAGCGTTTTAAACATGCAAAAGTCATTTGGCTAACCCCTTTGATTAAACGGGTGGATATAAAACAATCGATGCTGACAAGCACACAGAAAGGCCTATGCTTCATAGGGGATCAGGATCCCATTTACAATGAAGATGCTTTTAACCAATTACACAAAAACACAAATCTCACCTTACGCCTTATTCACGGTGCCGACCATAGCCTCGAGTATCCTGAAAAACCTGTAGAATCCATAGATGTTTTAAAAAACGTTATAGTAGAAATGGCTAAATTTTAA
- a CDS encoding CHY zinc finger protein: MYIKGIEVRGSILDDETRCSHYHSDKDRIAIRFYCCGIYYPCYQCHEEHGCAETKVWPKTQFGEKGILCGSCKQELTIAEYLNCHSVCPECGAEFNPGCNLHKHLYFDV, encoded by the coding sequence ATGTATATAAAAGGTATTGAGGTAAGAGGGAGCATATTGGATGATGAGACACGCTGCAGCCATTATCATTCAGACAAGGATCGAATCGCCATTCGTTTTTATTGCTGCGGCATTTATTATCCATGCTATCAATGCCATGAAGAACATGGCTGTGCGGAGACTAAGGTGTGGCCAAAGACGCAGTTTGGGGAGAAGGGAATTCTGTGCGGAAGCTGTAAACAGGAATTGACCATTGCCGAATATCTCAATTGCCATTCTGTTTGCCCTGAATGCGGAGCAGAGTTTAATCCTGGCTGCAATTTGCATAAGCATTTGTATTTTGATGTATGA
- a CDS encoding serine hydrolase domain-containing protein: MGIWRKKTFRYVLILGVCMLLFGFIVKDAEMKGSIQKRLADYSNSFAKSKHLDGTVLVVKNGKVLFQKAYGHSDQVKGIPTTVNTKYQIASLSKSFAAVSILQLQEKGLLSVQDPISKYIPDFPNGNTITIQQLLTHSSGIPEYYNEQLDKNKKYSIDDLIDLFKNQPLSFKPGSQFSYTDSGYVLLAKIVQVVSHQSYEDYVTKHILQKAGMNNTSFEWENQKNVATPYLSDKPAQKLSSTMLIGAGDLVSTTEDLYKYTQMLQNNGFMSAKSLKLMETGYIQANSDSQYGYGWFIRKPTFFNNHLDIYHAGSIPGIKTEIDRYVNDGLTIIVLSNNWNGISISDYSNKLASFVLN; this comes from the coding sequence ATGGGTATTTGGAGGAAAAAAACATTTAGATATGTTCTTATTCTTGGGGTGTGTATGTTATTATTTGGATTTATCGTCAAAGATGCAGAAATGAAAGGATCCATTCAGAAGAGGCTTGCTGACTATTCGAATAGCTTTGCAAAAAGCAAGCATTTGGACGGAACAGTTCTCGTTGTGAAAAATGGAAAAGTTCTTTTTCAAAAGGCTTATGGGCATTCTGATCAAGTAAAAGGAATACCTACAACAGTGAATACAAAATATCAGATTGCTTCATTAAGTAAATCATTTGCAGCTGTTTCGATTCTACAGCTTCAGGAAAAAGGTCTTTTATCCGTTCAGGACCCAATTTCTAAATATATACCGGACTTTCCTAATGGCAATACCATTACCATTCAGCAATTACTTACACATAGCTCAGGCATTCCAGAATACTATAATGAGCAGTTGGATAAAAATAAAAAATATAGTATAGATGATTTAATTGATCTATTTAAAAATCAACCTTTAAGTTTCAAACCAGGTTCTCAGTTCAGCTATACGGATTCTGGATACGTACTCTTGGCCAAGATCGTTCAAGTCGTTTCACACCAGTCTTATGAGGATTATGTAACAAAGCATATTCTTCAAAAAGCAGGAATGAATAATACAAGCTTTGAATGGGAAAATCAAAAAAATGTGGCAACGCCTTATTTAAGTGACAAGCCTGCCCAAAAATTAAGTTCAACTATGCTTATCGGTGCCGGAGATCTTGTATCGACAACTGAAGACCTGTATAAATACACTCAAATGCTTCAAAACAATGGTTTTATGTCTGCAAAATCCCTGAAACTAATGGAAACGGGCTATATTCAAGCCAACAGTGACAGCCAGTACGGCTATGGCTGGTTTATCAGGAAGCCTACGTTTTTTAATAATCATTTGGATATCTATCATGCAGGAAGTATACCTGGTATAAAAACAGAGATTGACCGGTATGTAAATGATGGATTAACCATTATCGTCTTAAGCAACAATTGGAATGGTATAAGCATTTCCGACTACTCCAATAAACTGGCGTCATTTGTGTTAAATTAA
- a CDS encoding DoxX family protein: MADLGLLIIRLVVGLTFIGHGAQKLFGWFGGPGLTNTGQWLESIGIKPGGKIWAICAGLFELVGGFFFAAGFLTWIGAGLISIIMIDAIFTVHGKNGYWAQEGGFEYNFVLIAIVIGVALIGPGQYVLFYTL; the protein is encoded by the coding sequence ATGGCGGATCTTGGTCTTTTGATCATTCGTTTAGTAGTAGGGCTTACTTTTATCGGGCATGGTGCCCAAAAATTATTTGGGTGGTTCGGCGGGCCAGGCTTAACGAATACGGGGCAGTGGCTGGAATCAATCGGGATTAAACCGGGAGGAAAAATTTGGGCCATTTGTGCAGGTTTGTTTGAATTAGTTGGCGGATTTTTCTTCGCAGCAGGCTTTCTAACCTGGATCGGAGCAGGATTGATTTCCATTATTATGATTGACGCCATCTTTACAGTTCATGGTAAAAATGGATATTGGGCACAAGAAGGCGGATTTGAATATAATTTTGTATTAATTGCCATCGTGATAGGTGTAGCTTTGATTGGCCCGGGTCAATATGTCTTGTTTTATACACTTTAA
- a CDS encoding transposase has protein sequence MRIFNGLAILAALAFGNISSAYIYEIIQHHQVFMTKIHAIFLNPWFLGSGVYLGFFAMYLLYRLFLLQKSTGEHRG, from the coding sequence TTGAGGATCTTTAATGGTTTGGCCATTCTTGCAGCTCTGGCATTCGGAAATATTTCTTCTGCATATATTTACGAGATCATCCAGCATCATCAGGTATTTATGACGAAAATTCATGCCATTTTTTTAAATCCCTGGTTCCTTGGGAGTGGTGTCTATCTTGGCTTCTTTGCTATGTATCTTTTGTACAGGCTGTTTTTGTTACAGAAATCAACGGGTGAACATAGAGGATGA
- a CDS encoding bifunctional 5,10-methylenetetrahydrofolate dehydrogenase/5,10-methenyltetrahydrofolate cyclohydrolase, producing the protein MSKLLLDGKRVAEVIQNGLKDRISQLKSKNVTPCLATILVGDDPSSETYVKMKGNACERNGIKSLKIHLPTETTTEELLEVIQTLNHDDYVHGILLQHPVPAHIDERKAFDYISTKKDVDGVTSAGYGQTALGFGQYPSCTPAAIMKVLEFYNIAAEGKLAVVIGRSPILGKPVSALLLNENATVITCHSKTVNLPELVRQADIVVAAVGKPKFVQGTWIKEGAVVIDAGYNKGNIGDVDYEACLGQASAITPVPGGIGPVTISMLLKHTVDAAEAAVTE; encoded by the coding sequence ATGAGCAAATTATTATTAGATGGGAAACGTGTAGCTGAGGTCATTCAAAACGGGTTAAAAGACAGAATCAGCCAATTAAAATCAAAAAACGTCACTCCATGCCTTGCCACGATTTTAGTGGGGGATGACCCTTCTTCTGAAACCTATGTAAAAATGAAAGGAAATGCCTGTGAAAGAAATGGAATTAAATCTCTGAAAATTCATCTTCCGACCGAAACTACCACTGAGGAACTGCTGGAAGTGATTCAAACTCTAAATCACGATGATTACGTCCATGGAATTTTGCTGCAGCATCCAGTGCCTGCCCATATTGACGAAAGAAAAGCCTTTGACTATATTTCTACTAAAAAAGATGTAGACGGTGTGACAAGTGCCGGATATGGCCAAACAGCACTAGGCTTTGGCCAATATCCATCCTGTACACCAGCTGCCATTATGAAGGTACTTGAATTTTATAACATTGCAGCAGAGGGAAAATTGGCTGTCGTAATCGGGAGAAGCCCAATACTTGGAAAACCTGTATCTGCCCTTTTATTAAATGAAAATGCCACTGTCATTACGTGCCATTCCAAGACTGTAAATCTTCCTGAACTTGTCAGGCAGGCAGACATTGTGGTGGCAGCGGTAGGCAAGCCTAAGTTTGTCCAGGGTACATGGATAAAGGAAGGGGCCGTAGTCATTGATGCCGGCTATAATAAAGGAAATATAGGGGATGTTGACTATGAGGCTTGTCTAGGACAGGCGAGCGCAATTACGCCCGTTCCCGGTGGAATTGGACCTGTAACCATTTCCATGCTTCTTAAACATACCGTAGATGCGGCTGAAGCTGCTGTTACTGAATAA
- the mnmH gene encoding tRNA 2-selenouridine(34) synthase MnmH, producing the protein MFQDITIDELLVRQKKKDLVLIDVRSPSEYRDSTIPGSINIPVFNDEERAEVGTIYKQVSSEAAKERGLEIFSAKLPAFIKEFKKYEGDKVVFCWRGGMRSKTAATVLALMGIHANRIQGGVRAYRKWVVETLKDFPFTPTAYVLNGYTGIGKTKILKSLEQEGYPVLDLEEMAGHRGSIFGQIGLKPNNQKTFDSLVLEKALRIKDSSFVLFEAESKRIGKVVMPEFLIEKKEYGIQIFIEMPIEERIKHILEDYAPWEHQKECQEAFSHIKNRLHTPIAKEIEIHLQSGDFYSAVELLLTYYYDPRYHHTAIQFPEERRLMIQVENAEEAAVKIKGIIEKAAMQKK; encoded by the coding sequence TTGTTTCAGGATATTACAATTGATGAATTGTTAGTCAGGCAGAAAAAAAAGGACCTTGTGTTAATCGATGTACGATCGCCTTCAGAATACCGGGACTCTACGATTCCAGGGAGTATCAATATCCCGGTTTTTAATGATGAGGAACGTGCAGAAGTCGGAACCATTTATAAGCAGGTAAGCTCTGAGGCTGCAAAAGAACGCGGGCTTGAAATCTTTTCAGCAAAGCTCCCTGCTTTCATTAAGGAATTCAAAAAGTATGAGGGCGATAAAGTGGTCTTTTGCTGGCGTGGAGGAATGCGAAGTAAAACAGCTGCTACGGTACTTGCCTTAATGGGTATTCACGCAAATAGGATTCAGGGCGGCGTGAGAGCATACCGAAAATGGGTGGTTGAAACACTAAAGGATTTTCCGTTCACTCCTACAGCTTATGTGTTGAATGGCTATACAGGAATCGGAAAAACGAAAATTTTAAAAAGCCTTGAACAGGAAGGCTATCCTGTTTTGGATTTAGAAGAAATGGCTGGCCACAGGGGGTCGATTTTTGGCCAAATCGGATTAAAGCCAAACAATCAGAAAACCTTTGATTCTCTAGTTCTGGAAAAGGCACTCCGAATCAAGGATTCTTCGTTTGTTTTATTTGAAGCAGAGAGTAAGCGGATTGGCAAAGTGGTAATGCCGGAGTTTTTAATTGAAAAAAAAGAATATGGAATCCAGATCTTTATCGAAATGCCCATCGAAGAGCGCATTAAACATATTCTTGAGGATTATGCACCGTGGGAGCATCAGAAAGAGTGCCAGGAAGCCTTTAGCCATATAAAGAACCGGCTGCACACTCCGATTGCGAAGGAGATAGAAATACATCTTCAGTCTGGTGATTTTTACTCTGCTGTAGAGCTTTTACTGACGTATTATTATGATCCCCGCTATCATCATACAGCAATACAGTTTCCTGAAGAACGAAGACTTATGATTCAAGTGGAGAATGCAGAAGAAGCTGCCGTGAAAATTAAAGGTATTATTGAAAAAGCAGCAATGCAGAAGAAATAA